A segment of the Aridibaculum aurantiacum genome:
TGCAACCTTAGTTACTGTACAATTTTCAAAAGTATCAATGGTAGGTAAAGCCTTGGCGTGTTGAAAAAGCAGGTTGTCGAAATCGAGCCTTGGCGATATGTAGCCAAAGCTTTTATTGCCTTTATGAATGAAAGGGATATCTACATGTTTTTGATTAGGCGCCACGATCTTCACGCCATACGACGCGATCTTGTTGCTCATCTCTGCAAACTGCTGCTCCAGCACAGGCGATAGAATCTTTACCTGGTTCACCACATCAACACTCAAGGCATCTCCACAAGTTTTATCTCTAGGGAAAAGAGCTTTTTCTAACAAGGCCACTTTCAGGTTCGCGTCGGCCAGTTTGATGGCGCAAGAAGCTCCTGAAGGTCCGCCGCCTACTATAATTACATCAAAAACTTTGTGAGACATGCAGTGGTTTTAAAAAGTGAATGCTGTTGATCAGTCAGCAAGATAAGTACAACCTCCTTTGCTACAGCATTTGCCACACAACTGGTACAAAGAAGAAAATGAGATGGTGTACTATCATGTGCTTGTTCATTACGCAATGAATAGTTATGCTACCAGCTGCAGTTCTTATATGATACATCGTTGCCACGCTCGGTTCATCGGCAGTATTCCATAGCAGCGGCTTCTCAGCTGTACTATGCAAGTCAGCATCTCCACTCTTTAATAGCTATATAACCCACTTCACCAAGGAACTTTATGATCGAAAGCCCACCAGTAGCTTCTTTACCACACTGATCAATGAACCACATTTGCGCAGCCTTTCCTGCTGATTTGGAAACTTCAGCAGGTGGGGCTACTTTTGCGCACCATGAGAATTAGAACAAATTCCGCAGTTACTCCACCTTGATGGACTGATCAACAACTTCTCTTTGCTTGACTTATTCAAGTGCTCAATAGCGTGTTCTAAATAATTCCATTCATTGTTTTTTCAAAAATTGTAGTTATGAATACAAATGATTCTATGTCGCCTCATTCGTATAAGAAAGGTTTTTTCTCACACGCCAAGTCTGATATCTCTGCCGGCGTAGTTGTATTCCTCATAGCACTTCCATTATGCCTCGGAATTTCACTTGCTTCGGGAGCACCGTTGTTTGCCGGTATCATTGCTGGTATCATAGGTGGTATAGTAGTTGGCTCGCTCAGTGGTGCCAATATTAATGTGAGTGGACCTGCGGCCAGCGTGGCTCTTGTATTCTTAACAGCTATTACCACGTTGGGCTCATATGAAGCAGTGCTTACGGCAGCTGTTATTGCAGGCATCTTCCAGATCATCCTTGGTTATTTACGTGCAGGAACCATTGCCTATTTCTTTCCGTCCAGCATGATCAAAGGCATCCTTGCTTCTATTGGTCTTATCCTTATCATCAATCAATTGCCGCATGCATTCGGCTATACCGGCGAACGTTTGTTTGGTAGCATGGAAGGTGGCTTATATGAGAATATTGTAAGTGCTGTGTCCAACATCACCAACTACATCAGCATTGGCGCTACCATCATCACGGTTATCTCACTGATCATCATTTTTATCTGGGATCAGCCATCACTAAAAAAACATGCATTTTTTAAACTGGTACCGGCGGCGCTTGTTGCTGTTACAGTAAGCATATTCATCAACCAATTCTTCAAATCATCTTATCCTGAATTAGCACTTGCTGGTAATAGTTTAGTGCAGTTACCAGTGGCTGGCAGTGTTGATGAATTCTTTTCCTTCTTCACCTTTCCAGACTTTAGTGTGTTGTCTAACCTGCAAGTTTACCAGGTAGCACTTAGTATTACTTTCATTGCCAGCCTTGAGTCGCTGCTAAGTACAGAGGCAGGCGACAAGCTTGATCCATACAAGCGTAAAACATCAACCAACCGCGAACTAAAAGCGCAGGGAATTGGTAATATCATTTCATCAATGATTGGTGGACTTCCTGTAACAGCTGTTATAGTAAGAACATCAGCCAATGTAACTGCAGGCGGTCGTACTAAATTATCAACCATTATGCATGGCCTTATCATGTTGGTTTGTGTTATCAGCATTCCACGTGTGCTGAATATGATACCGCTTCCTGCACTCTCAGCGGTACTTTTTGTAGTTGGTTATCGCCTGACATCGGTAAAGCTTTTTAAAGAGATGTACAGGCTTGGCAAGCGTCATTTTATACCATTTGTTGCTACTATCATTGCAGTTATGCTTACCAACCTGATAACAGGTATCATGATAGGTGGTGCAGTGGCTATCTTCCTGATACTGCGTGACAATTATAAGACACCATTTTTCCTCGACAGGAAAGATCATCACGAAGGGGAGAAGATCAATCTTGTATTGTCTGAAGAAGTGACCTTCCTGAACAAGGCAAGTATCATGCTTACACTCGATCACGTGTCACCTAACTCTGAAGTTATCATTGACGCCAGTCGTTGTGTAAATATTGATGATGACGTGCTGGAGATAATACAAGAGTTTAGAAGTACAGCACAGTACAAAAACATTACGATCACCACTATAGACCTGGATAAACATTTACAAAAGCGGAAAATGAAATTAGCAGTATAAGAGCCTCATTTTGTAAAAGAATAAAACAGCCAGGCAATCATCAACTGCCTGGCTGTGTCATGTAAGGCGCCAAGCTTTATACAATTGAGTTTTTGAAAACTGGTGCAGAATTATGGAGGAAAGTATCAACTAAAAGTGAAGAAGCAAATGGAGCAAAACCACAATCGTATTACCTGCTAATTGATTGCTTGCTCCAAAGGTGTATTACATACCATTTCTCCCGATTTAGATGATTTGTCAATAAGTATATTACCCAATTCAAATTGGTTATTATTTTTTATTTAAAATCCTGCTGTTTTTAAAAGTTTTATTAATTGGAAACTACCTGCCCTGCAGGGGTATTTGGCTAACTTGCCGGCTGAAAACTGCGGATATTGGAAAAAGAAGAATATAGGGAAAAGATTAGCAAGAGGTACTTAGAACTTAAGGAATCACATGACCAGGATCTGCAGGATATATTGCTTCTTGCATCAGAAATTTGTGGTACGCCCGTTGCCCTGATCACTCTTCTCGATAAGGATAAGCAATATTTTAAAGTAAGAAAAGGTATTGATATAACTGAAACGGAAAGGCATGTTGCCTTCTGTAACCATACAGTGGAAGGCAACGAATTATTTACAGTAAATGATGCTACCACTGATGATCGGTTTTCAAAAAATCCGCTTGTAACAGGCTATCCTAATATTCAATTTTATGCTGGCTTCCCGCTGCAGTCGCCGCTAGGATCAAACGTAGGCAGCCTTTGTGTAATAGATAACCAGCCACGTTCTCTAACATCCTTCCAGGAAAAATGCTTAGAGATATTAGCACGCCAGGCTATTCAGCGACTTGAACTGGGCGCATCGATGCAGCAACTGGAAAACAACCTGGAGAAGCTTCAAAAGCAGAAAGAGGATTTAGACCGTTCAGACAATATGTTGAGGGCATTTTTTGATTCAGCTGATGAATACCAGGTGTTACTGGATGAAGATTTGAAAGTAGTTGCTATTAATAAGGCTGCCAAAGAACTGTTTAAGCAATATAGAAAGAAGGAGCCGGTACAAGGAGAGTCTTTCATTGATTGTCTTTCTGAACAATCCGTAATAGACTTGCAGCGTGTAGCGCCTTCCATTTTAAAAGGTGAGGCTGTGAGTGTAGAAAGATTGTTGATGAATGGTACTGGCGAAGAGCTTTGGTTAAAGGTGGGCATTTCACCTGCATTTGATAAGGCAAATCAACTTATAGGTCTTGCTTTGGTTGGCAGTGATATCAATACTCAAAAATTGCAGGAAGAAAAGATACAGGAGCAGTACAATAGCCTATCAAAGATTGCTCAATGGCAATCTCATAAACTACGTCAACCTGTTTCATCTATACTTGGTATTACCAATCTTATACAGGAAGAGAACCATGTATTTAGAGAAGAATACATTGCTTCGCTTCGCAAAGTAACCGAACAGCTGGACGAGGTAATAAAAGAGATAGTGGTGGAAAGCAGGAGTGTGTAGAGAGACTTTGTGGTTCCTGGTTCCTGGTTCCGGAATGTGGTTTCTGGTTTCTAGTTCCTGGTTTTTGGTTAGTGTTTGCTCTAGAGTATTCCTGTGCAGACTCAAGTTGAGTGACTGATCAAGTTTTGCATTTTGCATTTTGACTTTTTACTTCTCTCACCTCACCAGCGTTACATTTCCTTTCTTCACATATACATCACCACCGGTACAAGCCATTTCAGCAGTGTACACATAAACATCTGCATTTGCTGCAATTCCATTCACCCTGCCATCCCAACCACTTAATGGATCATTTGCTTTGAAGTTGCTGCGCTCAAATACCAGTTGCCCCCAGCGATTGAATACCCTGAAGTATTTCACCAGTGCAAGGCCTTTGCCTCTTACCATAAAAATGTCATTTACGCCATCACCATCGGGGCTAAATGCGTTTGGTATATATACCTGCGCCTCTTCTTCACAGCGGATCTTGTACTCAATCGTGTCACTGCCTTTGCAGCCATAGATGTTTTCAACTTCCAACTTGTAGGTAATGTTGTTGTTGATTGTGGCTATTGGTTTTGGACAATTGGTGCAGCTTAGATCTGTGGTAGGTGTCCACGTATAGCGGCGGATAGGACCATTAGTGATAACAGGATCAAATTGTAATTGCGTACCTGCTACTACAGTAGTTCCTGTTCCAATATTCACGGTAGGATATTCACCCACAGCTACAATCACACTAGCTGTAGATTGGAAGCAATTGAATGGATCACGTGCTGTAACTGTATACTCAGTTGTGACCATAGGATTGGCAATAGGATTGGCTACTATGCCACTGCTAAGGCCGGCAATCGGGTTCCACTGGTACCGTGAAGCGCCACTTGCAAACAGCTGCGTTTGCTGTCCTGTGCAAATAGTATCGTTAGGTGAAAGTGTTAGTACAAAAGGTTGTACAACTTCTACCAATACAGTATCTGTTGCACTACATTGGAAGATGTTTGTTCCGGTAACAACGTATTGCGTAGTGAATTGCGGATTGGCAACCGGGTTTGGACACGTAGAACAGCTAAGGTCCTGCAGCGGGTTCCACAACCATGTAGATGCACCTATAGCATTCAGCTGTGCTGTTTGCCCACGGCAGATGCGAACATCCGCACCAGCGGCTACCACTGGCGAAACATTCGCCCTTACCTGTACCAGTGATGTGTCTGCACATCCATTGATAGTGGTGGTGATAAGACGAACTGTATAAGTGCCTGGCGCATTGTATAAGGTAGTTACATTTTTACCTGCGCCATTTACATTGTTGCCA
Coding sequences within it:
- a CDS encoding SulP family inorganic anion transporter, whose amino-acid sequence is MNTNDSMSPHSYKKGFFSHAKSDISAGVVVFLIALPLCLGISLASGAPLFAGIIAGIIGGIVVGSLSGANINVSGPAASVALVFLTAITTLGSYEAVLTAAVIAGIFQIILGYLRAGTIAYFFPSSMIKGILASIGLILIINQLPHAFGYTGERLFGSMEGGLYENIVSAVSNITNYISIGATIITVISLIIIFIWDQPSLKKHAFFKLVPAALVAVTVSIFINQFFKSSYPELALAGNSLVQLPVAGSVDEFFSFFTFPDFSVLSNLQVYQVALSITFIASLESLLSTEAGDKLDPYKRKTSTNRELKAQGIGNIISSMIGGLPVTAVIVRTSANVTAGGRTKLSTIMHGLIMLVCVISIPRVLNMIPLPALSAVLFVVGYRLTSVKLFKEMYRLGKRHFIPFVATIIAVMLTNLITGIMIGGAVAIFLILRDNYKTPFFLDRKDHHEGEKINLVLSEEVTFLNKASIMLTLDHVSPNSEVIIDASRCVNIDDDVLEIIQEFRSTAQYKNITITTIDLDKHLQKRKMKLAV
- a CDS encoding sensor histidine kinase; amino-acid sequence: MEKEEYREKISKRYLELKESHDQDLQDILLLASEICGTPVALITLLDKDKQYFKVRKGIDITETERHVAFCNHTVEGNELFTVNDATTDDRFSKNPLVTGYPNIQFYAGFPLQSPLGSNVGSLCVIDNQPRSLTSFQEKCLEILARQAIQRLELGASMQQLENNLEKLQKQKEDLDRSDNMLRAFFDSADEYQVLLDEDLKVVAINKAAKELFKQYRKKEPVQGESFIDCLSEQSVIDLQRVAPSILKGEAVSVERLLMNGTGEELWLKVGISPAFDKANQLIGLALVGSDINTQKLQEEKIQEQYNSLSKIAQWQSHKLRQPVSSILGITNLIQEENHVFREEYIASLRKVTEQLDEVIKEIVVESRSV